Genomic window (Gemmatimonadota bacterium):
CAATGTTGCCGATCAGGCGCTGCGGCGGGCCGCGTCGCCTTCGTGGCCCAGGTAGCCGCGTTCGCCCGCGGGGTCTCCGCCGCGCAGCAGCCCGAGCAGCCGGGTGCGGTCGTCCGGCGCCGGTAGCCCCCAGCCCCGCTCGTAGCCGAACACGGTATCGACCGTCTTCGCACCGAAGTGGCCGTCGAGCAGCTCGAGGTGATCGCCGGTCACCAGGCCGGGATGGGCTACGCCACACGTGCGGCTGAGCCACAGCAGCTCCTTGCGCAACGTCACGATGTAGTTGGCGAGCCGCGCCGCCTTGTCCGTCGGATCGAGCCCGCGCATGAGCCACGCGCTCTGCGTGGCCACCCCCGCGGGACAGTGCCCCGTGTGGCAGCGTTGCGCCTGGATGCACCCGATCGAGAGCATGGCTTCGCGCGCCACGGCGATCATGTCGCATCCGAGCGCGAAGCCCAGCAGCGCGGTCTCGGGGAAGCCGAGCTTGCCCGAGCCCACCCAGGTCACCCGGTCCGCCACTCCGGCTTCGACGAAGGTGCGATACACGCGCGAGAAGCCGAGCTTGAACGGCAGCGCCACGTGGTCCGCGAAGACCAGCGGCGCCGCGCCGGTGCCGCCCTCACCGCCGTCGACGGTGATGAAGTCCACCCCGCGGTCTCCCCGCGCCATGAGGTCCGCCAGCTCACGCCAGAACACGAGGTCTCCGACCGCGGCCTTGATGCCCACGGGCACACCGGTCCGCTCCGCGATCCGCTCCACGAAGTCCAACATGGAGTCGGCGTCCTTGAACGCCGAGTGGCGCGCCGGGCTCACACAGTCCTGGCCAGCGGGCACCCCCCGGATGCGGGCGATCTCCTCGGACACCTTGGCGGCCGGCAGCACGCCGCCCAGGCCGGGCTTTGCGCCCTGGCTCAGCTTGATTTCGATGGCGCGCACCCGATGCTCGTCCATGCGCTCGAGGAGGCGTGCCTCGCTGAAGCGGCCCAGCTCGTCGCGTGCGCCGAAGTAGCCCGTGCCGAGCTGCCAGATGAGGTCGGCACCGTGGTCGTGGTGCGGGCCCACACCGCCTTCCCCGGTGTTGTGCAGGCAACCCGCCAACGCCGAGCCGCGATTGATGGCCTCGACGGCCCGTGCCGAGAGCGCCCCGAAGCTCATCCCCGACACGTACACGGCCGAGTCGGGGCGGAAGGCGCGGGCGCGTCCCCGCGGACCCCCCAGCACCTTGGCGGCCGGGATCCAGTAGTGGTGCGCACCCGGGCCGTCGTGCGCCGCCAGGGCGTCCGCGTCGGGATCGCCGAGCGCGGCGTGCTTGATGATCAGGAAGTTGGGATCGTCCTCGACCCGCTCGTCCGTGCCGAAGCCGAAGTAGTTGTTCTGGCCCTTGGCCGATGCGTACACCCAGCGGCGCTGCGCCCGCGAGAACGGACGCTCCTCCGTGTTGGAGGTGACGATGTACTGCCGCAGCTCCGGCCCCACCGCCTCCAACCAGTATCGGAAATGCCCGATGATGGGGAAGTTGCGGCGGATCGCATGGCGCGTCTGCGTCATGTCGTGGATCGCCACGACCAGCAGCACGCCGACGACCGTGAGCAGGATCCACATGGCAGCGCCTCGCGCGTAGGGGTGGGTCCGGCCGCCACCGCGGGCGCCCGGACGTCTTCCCTCCGGAGTGTCGGCGCGCGGGGGCCTCGGCTTGACCGGCGCGACAGCGGCGCGCGGCGCGGTGTGCAGCCCGCGCGCGCGTGCCAGGCCGGCGCGGGCGCGGCTGACCCGCACTGGCGGCGCGGCCCCGCCCGCCTTCAGTTGGCCGGACCTCCAGCCCCCGAGCCGCCGTCATGGTGAACCGCCGCGATTTCCTGGTCCGCTCCGCCGTCCTGGCGGGGACGGCCTCCTTCCGTCCCTGGCCCGACGCGCTGGCCGCCGCCCAGGCCCTGCCTTCGCTCGAGGGCACGCTCGTCATCAACGCGCTGGGCGGCATCTCCAACCCCAACCTGCGCACGGTCGGGGACACCGCCGCCGGGCTCGGGCCCGATCCCGAAGCGTCGGCCCGGGCGCTCGACCCCCGCGCCCTGCGCGACGCGGTCGCCTCGGGCACCACGGCCCTGAACGTCACCCTGGGCTACGTCTCGGGTCCGATGGAGCCGTTCGAGTACACCGTGGAGCAGATCGGCGTGTGGGAGGCCATCGTGCGCCGGCACCCGGAGCTACGGAAGGTCTGGACGGCCGACGACATCACCGCCGCACAGCGGGAAGGGCGGGTGGGGATCATCTTCGGATTCCAGAACGCCGCCATGGTGGGCGAGCGGGTGGAGCGCGTCGATCTGTTCGCGGACCTGGGGGTGCGCATCGTCCAGCTGACCTACAACCCGCGCAACCAGATCGGAGACGGCTCCATGGAGGTGGGCAACCGTGGCTTGACCGACTTCGGGCGCGAGGTGCTCGCCCGGCTGCACACGAACCGCCTCCTCGTGGACCTGAGCCATTCCGGCGAGCGCACCTGCCTGGACGCCATCGCCGCGTCCCCCGGCCCGATCGCGATCACCCACACGGGCTGCCGGGCGCTGACCGACCTGCCCCGCAACAAGACGGACGAGGAGCTGCGCCGGCTGGCGGACAAGGGCGGAGTGGCCGGCATCTACTTCATGCCGTTCCTGCACCCCGACGGACAGGCCCGCGCCGAAGACGTGGTGCGCCACATCGAGCACGCCGTCGACGTCTGCGGCGAGGACCACGTGGGCATCGGCACGGACGGCGGGACCACGCAGGTGGACGACATGGAGGCGTATCGCGCCGTGATCCGCGAGGAGATCCGGCAGCGCGCGGCCGCCGGCATCGGTGCGACGGGCGAATCGGCGGACGTGGTCCCCATGATCCCCGACCTGCAGGGCCCGGATCAGTTCCGGAAGCTGGCGGCGCTGCTGCGCGGGCGCGGCCATCCCTGGAGCCGGATCGAGAAGATCCTGGGCGGTAATTTCAATCGTCTGTTCCGCGAGGTGTGGCCCACCGTGTGAGCGGCGGCTCACGTCCGGCGCGACGCGCACCGCTGCTCCGCCCCTGCTGTGACCGGCGGCCCCCGTTGTCGGTCCAGAGCCGGAGATCTATGGTTTTTCTGTCGCAGTCATCGGACGCTCAACAAGGTGGGCCTGTGAGGGGAACGCGGATTGTACGACTCGGCATCCTCCTGATCGCGTCGGGGTCCTCGCTGGCGGGGTGTGCAGCGGGACGCCCGTGGGGGTTCTCGCCGCTCGCGGGCATCGATGTCGACGCCGAGGAGCTGTTCGTCGGCGCCGACGCCTGGGTGCCGCTGGAGCAGAGCCTCGGCGCAGGGGAGCTGTTCTTCGTGCCCGGGTTCGACTGGTACCCGTTCCTGGGCGAGGACGTGGGCGGCATCAACGTGGACGCGTCCCTCTGGGGCGTGAACGGCGACCTGGTGTGGGCGTTCGGTGGCGACTCCTTCGCGCCGTTCGTCCGCGGCGGCCTGGCCTTGCGCCGCTCGTCGAGCGAGGTGAACAACCTCGGCCGCGAGACCATGACCGACTTCGCGTTCGACTTCGGTGCCGGAGGCTTCCTGGGCGGCGATCCCATGGGCAGCCGTCCGTTCGGGCAGGTGGGTCTGCTCCTCGGAGACGGGTCCAGCCTCTACCTGAGCGCCGGCTACCGCCTGCAGCTCGGCGGCACCCCCTGAGCGGGCGGAGGCCTCCCCGGCTCCGGGGAGGCCTCCAGACCGGGGTCTCGTCTCCCTGACCGGACGAGGCGTCCGCGCGCGTCAGACTGGCGACGTCCGGTCGGGTCGGGCATCTTCAAGGATTGGGCTTCCGACCGGAACCGGGGGTGTGATGAAAGGTCTGGCGACCGCCGTCCTGACGGGCGGCGTCCTGCTGGCGGCGACACGGGGCAGCGTTCCCGTGCCCCCGCCCGCCTGGGCCGGGCCGGCGCACGCCGCGGAGCCGGAGCGCCTGCTCGGTCCGGAAGACTCCGACGACCTGGTGGAGCGGTATTGCCAGCGCTGCCACAACGAGCGGCGCCGGAGCGGCAACCTCACCCTGGCCGACTTCGAGGTCGGCCGGGCCGACGTCCAGTACGAGACGGCGGAGCGCATGATCCGGAAGCTGCGCGCCGGCATGATGCCTCCGCAGGGCGCCGATCGCCCGGGTGCGGACTCGCTCCAGGCGCTCGCGGCCACGCTGGAGCAGGTCGTCGACGCCGCGGCCGCCGCACGCCTCGCCCCCGGCACCCGCCCCTTCCAGCGCCTCAACCGCGCCGAGTACGCACGCCTCGTGGGCGAGCTGCTGGACATCACCGTGGATCCCGGCGAATGGCTTCCCGCCGATCCGATCAGCGAGGGCTTCGACAACATCGCCGACGCCCAGACCATCTCGCCCACCCTCATGGACGCCTACCTGACGGCGGCGTCCGAGGTGGCGCGTCGCGCGCTCGGCCAGGAGAACGCCCCGCCGACCACGGTGACGTATGCGAACCCACCGTTGGTCTCCCAGCACGAATGGGAGCGCGTCGAGGGCGCTCCGTTCGGCACCCGCGGCGGCCTCAGCGTGCTGCACGCCTTCCCGGCGGACGGGCAGTACACGGTCTCGCTGGGGTTCATGTCGGGATGGGGAGAGCGCTTCCACGACATCGACATCTCCGTGGACGGGGAGCGCGTGGCGCTCCTGCGCTATGGCGGCGACATCGACTTCCAGGGCCGCAAGCAGTTCCCCATCGAGACGGAGCCGCTCTTCCTGCGCTCCGGCGAGCATCGGCTGACCGCCGCCTTCGTGCGGCGCATGGACGGTCCCTACGAGGACCTGATCCGGCCCAACGACTGGTCGCTGACCGGCACCGAGGCGAGCTACGGCACCACCTCGCTCCCGCACATCGTCAGTATGACGGTGGAGGGTCCGTTCGACCCCGTCGGGGTGTCCGAGACGCCGTCACGGCAACGCGTGTTCTCCTGTCGGCCCACGGAGCCGGCGGAGGAGGAACCGTGTGCGACCTCCATCGTGCGGCGGCTGGCGAGCGCGGCCTACGGTCGGGAAGCGACCGCCGACGACGTGGACGACCTGATGCGCTTCTACGCGCTCGGGGCCGAGGACGGGGGCTTCGAGGCGGGCGTCCGGACCGCGCTCGAGGCGCTCCTGGTCAGCCCGCACTTCCTGTTCCGGGTGGAGCGCCAGCCCCGCGACGCGGCGCCGGGCGCGATCTATCCGCTGTCCGGCCCCGATCTGGCTGCGCGCCTGTCCTTCTTCCTGTGGGGCACGCAGCCGGACGGCCCCTTGCAGGAGCTCGCGCGCTCGGGTCGGCTGACGGATCCGGCGGTGCTCGAGGCGGAGGCGCGCCGGATGCTGGCCGACCCGCGCTCCAGCGCGCTGTCGACCCGCTTCGCCTCCCTGTGGCTGCGGCTGCAGGACCTCGACAAGGTGCAGCCGGACGCCTTCTGGTTCCCGAACTACAGCCGTCAGCTCGGCGACGCGATGCGCGAGGAGACGCTGCGCTTCTTCGACCATCTGGTGCGGACGGACCGCAGCCTCCTGGAGCTGTACAGTGCCGACTACACGTTCCTGAACGAGCGTCTCGCGCGGCACTACGGTGTGCCCGGCGTCGTGGGCGACGAGTTCCGCCTGGTGCAGATGCCGGCTCGCGAGCGACCCGGCGTGCTGGGTCACGGCAGCGTGCTGGTGCAGACGTCGCTGGGGAACCGCACGTCCCCGGTGCTCCGTGGGAAGTGGATCATGGAGGTCCTGCTGGGTGCTCCGCCGCCGCCTCCGCCGCCCGGCGTGCCGGACCTCGAGGAGACGAAAGACAGCGAGGCGGGAGAGATCCTGAGCACGCGTCAGCGCATGGAGCTGCACCGCGCCAATCCCTCGTGCTCGTCCTGCCACTCGGTGATCGACCCCATCGGGCTCGCGCTGGACAACTTCGACGTCACCGGCCGGGCGCGGATCCGCGAGAACGGCGCGCCGGTCGACACCCGTGGCACGTTCTACGATGGTACGGAGATCGCCAGCGCCGGGGACCTCTCCGACGCGCTGCTGTCCCGGCCCATCCCCCTGGCCCGCAACTTCACCGAGAACCTGATGGCGTACGCGATCGGGCGCAGGGTGGAGGCGCCGGATCAGCCCGCCGTGCGCGCCATCGCCGCCGAGGCCGCGCGCCAGGACTACCGGATGTCGTCCTTCATCCTCGGGATCGTCACCAGTGACGCGTTCCGGATGAAGCAGGCGTCGGGGCCCGTCGCCACCACCGACGAGCGGCCGCGCTGAGCGCGCGGTCCAGCCACAGGAGCACGCGACCAGCGATGAACATCCTCACCGGGAAGAGCCTTCCCCGGCGTACGTTCCTCAAGGGTGCCGGAGCCACGCTGGCCCTGCCCCTGCTCGACGCCATGACGCCGGCCGGGCTGCACGCCCGCGGGCGTGCGGCCGCGCCCACCCGCTTCATCTGCATCGAAGAGGTGCACGGTGTAGCCGGCTGCAACGAATGGGGCGCCACCCAGCACCTGTTCGCGCCGGAGACCGTGGGCCGGGACTACACGCTGTCGCCCCAGAACGTCCTGAAGGGGCTGGAGCCGTGGCGCGAGTCCATGACCATCATCAGCAACACCGACGTGCGCATGGCGGAGGCGTTCGACGCCGAGGAGGTGGGAGGAGACCACTTCCGCTCCAGCGCGGTGTTCCTGACGCAGTCCCATCCCAAGCAGACGCAGGGCTCCGACATCTTCTGCGGGACGTCCATCGATCAGCTGCACGCCCAGCGCTTCGGCCAGGAGACGGTGCTGCCCTCCCTCCAGCTCTGCATCGAGAGCACGGACAAGGGCGGGGGCTGCGACTACAACTACTCCTGCTCGTACACGGATTCGATCAGCTGGGCGTCGCCGACCACGCCGCTACCCATGATCCGGAGCCCCCGGACCGCCTTCGACCTGCTGTTCGGAGCCGGAGGCTCGGCCGAGGAGCGCGCGCTCCGGCGGCGCACGCACCGGAGCATCCTGGACTGGGTGGCCGGGGAGATCTCCGACATGAAGCGTGACCTCGGCGCCGAGGATCGCCGCCGCGTGGATCAGTACCTGGAGAGCGTGCGCGAGATCGAACGGCGCATCCAGAGGGTCGAGAGCCAGAACACGAGCGGAGAGCCGCGTGAGCTGCCGGACGCGCCTCCGGGCGTGCCGGATTCGTTCACCGAGCACATGCGCTTGATGTTCGATCTGCAGGTGCTCGCCTTCCAGACGGACGTGACGCGCACCGTGTCCTTCAAGACCGGGCGCGACGCCTCCAACCGGACGTTTCCGGAGAGCGGCTCCGACAAGGCCTTCCATCCCGCCTCCCACCACGGCGGGAAGGAGAAGAGCATCCTCGAGTTCAACACCATCTGCCAGTTCCGGGTGGGCCAGCTCGCCTATTTCCTGGAGCGGCTGCAGGCCACCACGGACGGGGAGTCCAGTTTGCTGGACCAGTCCCTGGTGCTTTGGGGATCGCCCATGGGCGACGCGAACGTGCACAACCACCGCCGCTGTCCCCTCGTGGTCTTCGGCGGGGCCAACGGCGAGCACCGCGGCGGGATGCACATCCAGGCGCCGGACGGCACGCCCATGGCCAACGTCTTCGTCTCGCTCCTGCACCGCCTGGGGCACGACGACCTGCCCGCCTTCGGCGACAGCACCGCCGAGTTCTCCTGGAGCGTCTGAGGAGACCGGCGATGATCCCCGTTCCCGTCCGGACTGTCGCCTCCACCACGCCGGTGTCGAGATCGCGCCGCGCCCGTGGGACGCGCCGATCCGTCCTGGGCCTGGCGCTGATGTTGGGGCTCCTCGGCCTGGTGGCGCCGGAC
Coding sequences:
- a CDS encoding DUF1592 domain-containing protein translates to MKGLATAVLTGGVLLAATRGSVPVPPPAWAGPAHAAEPERLLGPEDSDDLVERYCQRCHNERRRSGNLTLADFEVGRADVQYETAERMIRKLRAGMMPPQGADRPGADSLQALAATLEQVVDAAAAARLAPGTRPFQRLNRAEYARLVGELLDITVDPGEWLPADPISEGFDNIADAQTISPTLMDAYLTAASEVARRALGQENAPPTTVTYANPPLVSQHEWERVEGAPFGTRGGLSVLHAFPADGQYTVSLGFMSGWGERFHDIDISVDGERVALLRYGGDIDFQGRKQFPIETEPLFLRSGEHRLTAAFVRRMDGPYEDLIRPNDWSLTGTEASYGTTSLPHIVSMTVEGPFDPVGVSETPSRQRVFSCRPTEPAEEEPCATSIVRRLASAAYGREATADDVDDLMRFYALGAEDGGFEAGVRTALEALLVSPHFLFRVERQPRDAAPGAIYPLSGPDLAARLSFFLWGTQPDGPLQELARSGRLTDPAVLEAEARRMLADPRSSALSTRFASLWLRLQDLDKVQPDAFWFPNYSRQLGDAMREETLRFFDHLVRTDRSLLELYSADYTFLNERLARHYGVPGVVGDEFRLVQMPARERPGVLGHGSVLVQTSLGNRTSPVLRGKWIMEVLLGAPPPPPPPGVPDLEETKDSEAGEILSTRQRMELHRANPSCSSCHSVIDPIGLALDNFDVTGRARIRENGAPVDTRGTFYDGTEIASAGDLSDALLSRPIPLARNFTENLMAYAIGRRVEAPDQPAVRAIAAEAARQDYRMSSFILGIVTSDAFRMKQASGPVATTDERPR
- a CDS encoding membrane dipeptidase; the encoded protein is MVNRRDFLVRSAVLAGTASFRPWPDALAAAQALPSLEGTLVINALGGISNPNLRTVGDTAAGLGPDPEASARALDPRALRDAVASGTTALNVTLGYVSGPMEPFEYTVEQIGVWEAIVRRHPELRKVWTADDITAAQREGRVGIIFGFQNAAMVGERVERVDLFADLGVRIVQLTYNPRNQIGDGSMEVGNRGLTDFGREVLARLHTNRLLVDLSHSGERTCLDAIAASPGPIAITHTGCRALTDLPRNKTDEELRRLADKGGVAGIYFMPFLHPDGQARAEDVVRHIEHAVDVCGEDHVGIGTDGGTTQVDDMEAYRAVIREEIRQRAAAGIGATGESADVVPMIPDLQGPDQFRKLAALLRGRGHPWSRIEKILGGNFNRLFREVWPTV
- a CDS encoding FMN-binding glutamate synthase family protein yields the protein MWILLTVVGVLLVVAIHDMTQTRHAIRRNFPIIGHFRYWLEAVGPELRQYIVTSNTEERPFSRAQRRWVYASAKGQNNYFGFGTDERVEDDPNFLIIKHAALGDPDADALAAHDGPGAHHYWIPAAKVLGGPRGRARAFRPDSAVYVSGMSFGALSARAVEAINRGSALAGCLHNTGEGGVGPHHDHGADLIWQLGTGYFGARDELGRFSEARLLERMDEHRVRAIEIKLSQGAKPGLGGVLPAAKVSEEIARIRGVPAGQDCVSPARHSAFKDADSMLDFVERIAERTGVPVGIKAAVGDLVFWRELADLMARGDRGVDFITVDGGEGGTGAAPLVFADHVALPFKLGFSRVYRTFVEAGVADRVTWVGSGKLGFPETALLGFALGCDMIAVAREAMLSIGCIQAQRCHTGHCPAGVATQSAWLMRGLDPTDKAARLANYIVTLRKELLWLSRTCGVAHPGLVTGDHLELLDGHFGAKTVDTVFGYERGWGLPAPDDRTRLLGLLRGGDPAGERGYLGHEGDAARRSA
- a CDS encoding DUF1552 domain-containing protein, which produces MNILTGKSLPRRTFLKGAGATLALPLLDAMTPAGLHARGRAAAPTRFICIEEVHGVAGCNEWGATQHLFAPETVGRDYTLSPQNVLKGLEPWRESMTIISNTDVRMAEAFDAEEVGGDHFRSSAVFLTQSHPKQTQGSDIFCGTSIDQLHAQRFGQETVLPSLQLCIESTDKGGGCDYNYSCSYTDSISWASPTTPLPMIRSPRTAFDLLFGAGGSAEERALRRRTHRSILDWVAGEISDMKRDLGAEDRRRVDQYLESVREIERRIQRVESQNTSGEPRELPDAPPGVPDSFTEHMRLMFDLQVLAFQTDVTRTVSFKTGRDASNRTFPESGSDKAFHPASHHGGKEKSILEFNTICQFRVGQLAYFLERLQATTDGESSLLDQSLVLWGSPMGDANVHNHRRCPLVVFGGANGEHRGGMHIQAPDGTPMANVFVSLLHRLGHDDLPAFGDSTAEFSWSV